One region of Triticum aestivum cultivar Chinese Spring chromosome 6B, IWGSC CS RefSeq v2.1, whole genome shotgun sequence genomic DNA includes:
- the LOC123136101 gene encoding F-box/LRR-repeat protein 14, translating to MEDLPEALVTEILKSITRTSDLNSLSLVSKQLYKIEGNQRDDIHVGSGLCTATEALTSLCARFTNLRKLEIDYSGWITGHGKQLDNKGLSVFSSHCSSLTDLTLSFCSCIDDSGLGSFAYCKTLVSLRLNSAPKITSYGLLSVAVGCTSLSALHLIDCEKIDSVEWLEYLGSDGSLEELVVKNCKRINHHDFLKFGSGWKKLQKFEFERKRKRHDRYIGYDFYDPSYDAHSTDIYDFSCESLKDLRLAHIKTWPEIGLRVVLGKCKALENLWLEYVHALNDNDMIALFRSCSNLKSISLGLNLQRYRSEDGYCETRTSFTDNSIYTLALNCPMLQIVDLKFTGCSRDWPSEIGFTQKGFLALIQSCPIRVLVLNTANFFDDEGMKALSSSPHLETLELILCHAVTDAGMRFIAHTPCLSNLTLRACHNVTDVGMAELGRAHKLESLVIEYCGEVSLQAAQGVAKSVHYSENFSDSLMKAIGLGA from the coding sequence ATGGAGGACCTACCGGAGGCTCTGGTGACAGAGATTCTCAAGAGCATCACCAGGACAAGTGATCTGAATTCTCTTTCCCTCGTCTCAAAGCAGCTCTACAAGATAGAGGGGAATCAAAGGGATGATATCCATGTCGGTTCCGGTCTTTGCACTGCTACAGAAGCACTAACATCACTGTGCGCCAGGTTCACAAATTTGCGGAAATTGGAAATCGATTACTCTGGTTGGATAACTGGACATGGAAAGCAGTTGGACAACAAAGGCCTTTCTGTGTTTTCATCTCACTGTTCCTCGCTGACTGACCTCACCTTAAGCTTCTGCTCATGCATCGATGACTCTGGGCTTGGTTCTTTTGCTTATTGCAAGACATTGGTGTCTCTCAGGCTGAACTCCGCACCAAAAATAACGTCATATGGGCTTCTCTCGGTTGCAGTTGGTTGTACAAGTCTATCTGCTCTCCACCTTATTGATTGCGAGAAAATCGACAGTGTAGAGTGGCTGGAATACCTTGGTAGTGATGGATCGTTGGAAGAGCTTGTAGTGAAGAATTGCAAAAGAATCAATCATCATGACTTCCTAAAGTTTGGTTCAGGATGGAAGAAGCTCCAGAAGTTTGAGTTTGAGAGGAAAAGAAAAAGACATGATCGTTATATAGGTTATGATTTCTATGATCCCTCGTATGATGCTCACAGCACAGATATATATGATTTCTCCTGTGAGAGTTTGAAGGATTTAAGGTTGGCACATATTAAAACCTGGCCAGAAATAGGACTTCGTGTTGTCCTAGGGAAGTGTAAAGCATTGGAGAATCTTTGGCTTGAGTATGTTCATGCGCTAAATGACAATGACATGATTGCATTATTCCGGAGCTGCAGCAACCTTAAAAGCATCTCACTTGGGCTCAACCTACAGCGCTACCGTAGTGAAGACGGCTATTGTGAAACCAGGACGTCATTTACTGATAACAGCATTTACACTCTAGCCCTCAACTGTCCTATGCTTCAGATCGTAGACCTCAAATTTACAGGATGTTCCCGTGACTGGCCATCAGAAATAGGATTCACACAGAAGGGTTTTCTGGCACTCATTCAGTCCTGCCCAATTCGTGTTCTCGTGCTAAACACCGCCAATTTCTTTGATGATGAGGGGATGAAGGCCCTCTCATCCTCACCACATCTGGAGACACTCGAGCTTATATTGTGTCATGCGGTAACTGATGCTGGGATGCGCTTCATTGCACACACCCCATGCTTGAGTAATCTCACACTTCGGGCGTGTCATAATGTCACTGATGTTGGAATGGCTGAACTGGGACGTGCACATAAATTAGAGTCTTTGGTCATTGAGTATTGTGGTGAGGTCTCTCTGCAAGCTGCGCAGGGTGTTGCCAAGTCGGTTCACTACTCTGAGAACTTTTCAGATTCCCTGATGAAGGCAATTGGTCTTGGTGCCTAG
- the LOC123136102 gene encoding zinc finger BED domain-containing protein RICESLEEPER 2-like, whose translation MVPVEGEEKEKAKCNYCGDLFIYKQGGQTTSLNRHNDLCPAYRAFMRGKSQGQGTLNFEPGSSLTSVCTEYNPEETRKIIAKMVIAHDYPFRMVEHKWFNILMRHMNPAYKFIGRKTIRKECIKVYESEKELLKKSFRDVKYICLTSDLWTSNQNLSYMALVAHYIDVDWVMQCRVLNFIELDPPHSGSIIAQAIFECLCEWKIEDKVISITVDNARNNDGAVRNLINKFVARKVPGFISTHFHVRCCAHIVNLVVNDGLEPLQAFISSLRETVKYLKKSPSRMYKFLEVCKTLNIEPGAGLCLDVSTRWNSTYKMFDSCTPYRPVFHEYADSDMNYTWEPSHADWNMYSKVQPILTQFAEITKVLSGSVYPTASIFYPYIVTVKMEIVAACHSKDKHLSAMAYAMIDKFDKYWAEKNNVMVLATVLDPRWKMRFVGYCFRKIYGETKGCEEEAEVRKELYDLYDTYEAEYRQKNSATQNTGGTSLSMQSRASTTTVRPSGFRNYLQATATEASKSELLLYLDEANVDPEDTTFVLLDWWKVNAHRFPVISKMARRFLTIPATSVSSESTFSTGGRILDDYRSSLRPAMVEALVCASSFIRGSHQDNQPPIIVDEEEDVEFIPFPKSEVASS comes from the exons ATGGTTCCAGTTGAAGGGgaagagaaagaaaaggccaagtgcAACTATTGTGGAGATTTATTTATTTACAAACAAGGGGGGCAGACTACTAGTCTTAATAGGCACAATGACTTATGTCCAGCATATCGAGCATTCATGAGGGGAAAATCACAAGGTCAAGGTACACTCAACTTCGAGCCGGGTTCATCACTTACATCTGTTTGCACTGAATATAATCCTGAAGAAACTCGTAAGATCATTGCTAAGATGGTAATTGCACATGATTATCCTTTTAGAATGGTAGAACACAAATGGTTTAATATCTTGATGAGACATATGAATCCAGCATATAAGTTCATTGGTAGAAAGACCATAAGAAAAGAGTGTATCAAGGTTTATGAATCTGAGAAGGAACTTCTTAAGAAGAGTTTCAGGGATGTCAAATATATTTGTTTAACAAGTGACTTGTGGACATCAAATCAAAATCTCTCCTACATGGCTTTGGTCGCTCACTACATAGATGTCGATTGGGTTATGCAATGTCGTGTCCTGAACTTTATTGAGTTAGATCCACCACATTCAGGAAGCATCATAGCTCAAGCAATATTTGAATGTTTATGTGAATGGAAAATAGAGGACAAGGTCATCTCAATCACAGTTGACAATGCTAGAAATAATGATGGAGCTGTGAGGAATTTGATTAACAAGTTTGTTGCAAGGAAAGTACCTGGCTTCATTTCCACACATTTTCATGTTCGTTGTTGTGCTCACATAGTCAACTTGGTAGTGAATGATGGTTTGGAACCATTGCAAGCTTTTATTAGCTCGCTAAGGGAAACTGTGAAGTATTTGAAGAAGTCTCCTAGTCGCATGTATAAATTCCTTGAAGTTTGTAAAACACTGAATATAGAACCTGGGGCTGGATTATGTCTAGATGTGTCAACAAGGTGGAATTCAACATACAAGATGTTTGATTCTTGTACTCCCTATAGGCCTGTTTTTCATGAATATGCAGACTCTGATATGAATTACACGTGGGAGCCTTCTCATGCAGATTGGAATATGTATTCCAAGGTGCAACCAATCTTGACGCAATTTGCTGAGATAACTAAGGTGTTATCAGGATCTGTATACCCTACTGCAAGTATCTTTTACCCTTATATAGTGACTGTCAAAATGGAGATAGTGGCTGCATGTCATTCTAAAGATAAGCATCTATCAGCTATGGCGTACGCAATGATAGATAAATTTGATAAGTATTGGGCGGAGAAAAACAATGTTATGGTTCTTGCTACTGTTTTAGATCCTAGGTGGAAGATGAGATTTGTTGGTTACTGTTTTAGAAAGATTTATGGTGAAACCAAGGGCTGTGAGGAGGAAGCTGAGGTTAGAAAGGAGTTGTACGACCTATATGACACTTATGAGGCTGAGTATCGCCAAAAGAATTCTGCTACTCAAAATACTGGAGGTACGTCTTTGAGTATGCAATCAAGGGCATCAACAACCACAGTACGACCAAGTGGTTTTCGGAACTATCTACAAGCAACAGCTACAGAAGCATCTAAATCAGAATTGCTCCTCTATTTGGATGAAGCAAATGTAGATCCCGAAGACACAACATTTGTGTTACTTGATTGGTGGAAGGTGAATGCTCATAGGTTCCCCGTTATATCCAAGATGGCACGTAGATTCTTGACTATACCGGCTACTAGTGTTTCTTCCGAGTCAACTTTCTCTACAGGAGGTAGAATCCTTGATGATTACCGGAGTTCTCTACGTCCAGCAATGGTCGAGGCATTAGTATGTGCCTCTAGCTTCATACGAGGTTCACACCAGGACAATCAACCACCAATAATAGTG gatgaggaggaggatgttgAATTCATACCATTTCCTAAGAGTGAGGTGGCAAGCTCTTGA